A genomic stretch from Coffea arabica cultivar ET-39 chromosome 10c, Coffea Arabica ET-39 HiFi, whole genome shotgun sequence includes:
- the LOC113713952 gene encoding NAC domain-containing protein 68-like: MADNIPIGFRFRPSEEELISLLWLKVTNQLDETDHVKEKILYGEGAEPWDVLGDDDVRWQFCDDSGKGASTKRMVYVFTKLRKLSAKKAARAAGLGTWDGETKSYPVEGMITGEKIGSRKMLSYVLNFGSIGVKGGWIMHEYSLDGASLNELNSSHNIDYVLCRIIKDDSKYTKVKESATKGKVAKEKEVGNRGCQRKF, from the coding sequence ATGGCTGACAACATTCCTATAGGGTTTCGTTTTAGACCCAGTGAGGAAGAACTGATCTCCTTACTTTGGCTGAAGGTTACAAACCAGCTTGATGAAACGGACCATGTGAAGGAGAAGATACTTTACGGCGAAGGTGCAGAACCGTGGGATGTTTTGGGGGATGACGATGTTCGTTGGCAATTCTGTGATGATAGCGGAAAAGGGGCTAGTACGAAAAGAATGGTCTATGTCTTTACCAAGTTGAGGAAATTGAGCGCCAAGAAAGCTGCGAGAGCGGCTGGTTTGGGGACGTGGGACGGAGAAACGAAGTCGTACCCAGTTGAGGGTATGATTACTGGTGAGAAAATTGGGTCAAGGAAGATGCTAAGTTATGTTCTGAATTTTGGTTCAATAGGGGTGAAAGGTGGCTGGATAATGCACGAGTATTCGCTGGATGGTGCATCATTGAATGAGTTAAACAGCAGTCATAATATTGATTATGTTCTTTGTAGGATAATAAAGGATGATTCAAAGTATACCAAAGTCAAAGAATCTGCAACGAAAGGAAAGGTTGCCAAAGAAAAGGAGGTTGGAAATCGTGGATGCCAGAGAAAATTCTAA
- the LOC113713954 gene encoding zinc finger BED domain-containing protein RICESLEEPER 2-like, whose amino-acid sequence MKDHLIRTFVWTARGDQDPDKFVFSQKDCRKALARAIGKAVEKCLLDWGIDKIFAITVEDSQSNDVAIHNLKTRFSNSENSLLGGKYLHLRYIDNVIKLMASDSLLEIGESVARIREMVHSIVLSPARLIKFKECVELEKIDNKRMLCMDVHTNWISTFFMLDTAQKLQKTFEKFQESDPYCKSETMGAGMPNRDDWQKVKWFIEILRHLYGLTLHLSCSRHVTTNTIFARLFEVHHLLSEWQDSTEMGISSMARRLREKYTDYWGKYKEMNLVIYLALILDPRYKLEILESLPSELHLTPEMGEIAREAAFTLFDEYKRLYVPEKSSSSEKEPESGGRSFPSDLKKYLIQKKREEALAAFADGKSDLERYLDEPTEQDWDYFDVLGWWKGNNHRFPILSNMAHDLLVVPVSRAALESKFSRAGYSRDSFSGKGSKMLQLC is encoded by the exons ATGAAGGACCACTTGATAAGAACTTTTGTGTGGACTGCTCGGGGTGATCAAGATCCTGATAAGTTTGTATTTAGTCAGAAAGATTGTAGGAAAGCTCTTGCTC GGGCCATAGGAAAGGCAGTTGAGAAGTGCTTACTTGATTGGGGAATAGATAAGATTTTTGCTATAACTGTGGAGGACTCGCAGTCAAATGATGTTGCCATTCATAACTTGAAAACAAGATTCTCTAATTCAGAGAACAGTTTGCTTGGTGGCAAGTATCTTCATCTAAGATACATTGATAATGTGATCAAACTTATGGCTTCTGATAGCTTGCTAGAAATAGGTGAATCAGTTGCTCGCATTCGGGAAATGGTCCACTCTATTGTGCTTTCTCCTGCTAGGTTAATAAAGTTTAAAGAATGTGTGGAATTAGAGAAAATAGACAACAAGAGAATGCTATGCATGGATGTCCACACCAACTGGATCTCCACCTTTTTTATGTTGGATACAGCCCAAAAGCTCCAAAAAACCTTTGAGAAGTTTCAGGAATCAGATCCTTATTGTAAAAGTGAAACTATGGGTGCTGGTATGCCTAACAGAGATGATTGGCAAAAGGTCAAGTGGTTTATCGAGATATTGAGGCACTTGTATGGGCTAACATTGCATCTTTCATGCTCTAGACATGTCACAACAAACACAATCTTTGCTCGGTTGTTTGAGGTTCATCATCTCTTGAGTGAATGGCAAGACAGTACTGAAATGGGCATCAGTTCGATGGCTAGGAGATTGAGGGAAAAATATACAGACTATTGGGGAAAATATAAAGAGATGAATTTGGTAATCTACCTTGCCCTTATCCTTGATCCTCGATACaagctggaaattcttgaatcttTACCTTCAGAATTACATTTGACTCCAGAAATGGGAGAAATTGCGAGAGAGGCTGCTTTTACCTTGTTTGATGAATATAAAAGATTATATGTACCTGAAAAGTCATCTTCTAGCGAGAAAGAACCTGAATCAGGTGGAAGATCTTTTCCCAGTGACTTGAAGAAGTATCtgattcaaaagaaaagggaggaaGCTCTTGCTGCTTTTGCTGATGGAAAATCAGATTTGGAGAGGTATCTGGATGAACCTACTGAACAAGATTGGGattattttgatgttttgggTTGGTGGAAGGGCAATAATCATAGGTTCCCCATTCTCTCAAATATGGCTCATGATCTGTTAGTTGTTCCCGTCTCCAGAGCTGCTCTGGAATCTAAATTTAGCAGAGCAGGTTACAGTCGTGATTCATTTAGTGGAAAGGGTTCAAAGATGTTGCAGCTGTGTTGA